A region of the Stutzerimonas stutzeri genome:
GTACGCAATTGCATGCGCTCACTGGCAATGATGTCTTTCATGTCTTCGAACAGCGCAGTGATCTCGTCCTCACTGCAGTCTTCCCGATAGCGTTTGCGCAGCCCGTAGCTGCTGAGGGTGATATGCACGTCGGGTGTCACACCATGTTGCGCCAGGCACGCGCGGGCGCAGTGCATTGGGCAGCCGTCAATGGCGAGAATTGGGCGGCCGGAGTTGGCTTTCTTCACCAGCGCCGCGACCCGCCCGCCGACACCGGCGATGCAGGACATCTCCGCAAGTCCGGCGCGGTCGAGGCGAACCGCCAGGGTGTTGGCCAGTTGCGCGACGTTCGAGCAACCGGAGCATGAATAGACCAAGGGAACAGGCGTGGTGGTGATCATCGCGATTTCCTGGCGGTGGCGTGGTGCGGGTCATTCTCCAAGTCGCATAGGCGACCGGCTTTGATAGCAATCAAGAACACTGGGGCGTTCTGCCGCAGGTCATTCGTCATAGGCGGCCAGTTTGCGGTTGTCGAGAATCTCGATGCGCCGCCGCTGCACGGAAATGGTCCCGGCATCGATAAGCCTGTGCAGGATTCGCGAGAAGGTTTCCGGCTGAATGCCCAGCTTCGAAGCAATCAGCCGTTTCGGCACGTCGAGTACCACGACGCCGCTGTCGTCCTGCTGCGATTGAGCAAGAAAGCGCACCACCCGATGGCTGGCGTTGGCCAGGGTAAGGGTGTCGATCTCGGTCATGCGCTGGTGCAGGCGGATGCTCAGGGTGGCGAGAATGTCCAGGCAGATATCCGGATGCTGCTCGAGAATCCGTCGATAGTGCGGGCCGTTGAGGCTCGCCACCAGGCTGGCCTTGAGTGCAGTGGCACTGACCGGATAGCAGGGAGCACCCTTGAACAGCAGAGCTTCTGCAAACGACTCGCCAGCCCGCATGACTTCCACCAGTTTTTCTTGCCCGTCGCAAACGACGCGGTGCAGCTTGATCTGTCCGCTGAAAAGAAAATAGAAGCGATCGGCTTTGTCGCCCTGGTGAAACAACGAGGCTCCCGCAGGCAGGCGTTTCAGGTTGGCTGAGGCGCACACCTCCTGTAACGCAGCCTCAGGCAGGCGGCTGAACAGATGATGGCGGCACAACTCGGCCACCAGAGTTTTTTCGGTGAGCATGTTTCCTCCCCCGGGCTGAACCGGGTTTTATCAGGCTGCATCCTAGGAGGCCCGTGTCGGAGGCTTCCTTGACCACGGACAAGTCTGCTCGCCGCAAGCGCCGGGAGCCGTTCGGCAATCACTCGCGCATGCTTGACGACGGTCAATTCGGTAATGGTCTTCCGCCTCTAAAGTCACACCATATTGTGTTTGGTTAGAAAAAATACACTACATATGGTTATGGAGGCGTTGATGCCCAGGCAGGCAGAGTTGGCAAAACCGGTTTCGCTACGCAAGCGCGATGGCCGGCTAGCGGCATTCGAAGTGGACAAGATCGAGCGTGCCATCGTGGCGGCAGGTGCTGCTACCGGTGAGTTCGAAGCACCAGTAGCGCAGCCGCTGGCCGAGGCTGTTCGCCTGCAGCTTGCCCATCGCACAGCCGTAGAGGTCGAGCAAGTGCAGGATGGCGTTGAACGCGCGCTGATGGCGGCCGGCTACTTCGATACCGCCCGTGCCTACATCGTCTACCGCGAACGCCATGCGCGGCTGCGTCGCGATCGCAAGGCGGTGGTGGATGTGGCGACATCGATGAACGAGTACCTTTCCCGCGAAGACTGGCGAGTACGCGCCAACGCTAACCAGGGCTATTCACTCGGCGGGCTGATCCTCAACGTATCCGGCAAGGTCACTGCCAACTACTGGTTGGACGAG
Encoded here:
- a CDS encoding Crp/Fnr family transcriptional regulator, coding for MLTEKTLVAELCRHHLFSRLPEAALQEVCASANLKRLPAGASLFHQGDKADRFYFLFSGQIKLHRVVCDGQEKLVEVMRAGESFAEALLFKGAPCYPVSATALKASLVASLNGPHYRRILEQHPDICLDILATLSIRLHQRMTEIDTLTLANASHRVVRFLAQSQQDDSGVVVLDVPKRLIASKLGIQPETFSRILHRLIDAGTISVQRRRIEILDNRKLAAYDE
- a CDS encoding putative zinc-binding protein, coding for MITTTPVPLVYSCSGCSNVAQLANTLAVRLDRAGLAEMSCIAGVGGRVAALVKKANSGRPILAIDGCPMHCARACLAQHGVTPDVHITLSSYGLRKRYREDCSEDEITALFEDMKDIIASERMQLRTA